In the Ignavibacteriales bacterium genome, ATTTACATATCCGGTTTCTTTAAGATCAATTATTAAATTTTTCTTCCCCTCTAATATCAACTTACGAAGAGTATCACTAAACTCTTCATTCTTAGTTCCGCCTGTGATATCTCCTTTGAGCTCGATAACAACCGATGTGTACTTTTCAACCACATTGATTTTCATGATAGTTCTCCATTTTATTTTTATTCAATCCGTTTAATTACCATTATTGTTATGTCATCCGATTGTTCCACCCTTCTGGAATGTTCTTTTACTTCATCAAGTATTTTTTGAACAATTTCTTCAGCTGTAGATTTCAAGTTTGTGCGGACAATATCTAACATTTTTTCTTCCCCAAATTCTTCAGCCGCCGCATTCATTGCTTCTGTTACACCGTCAGAGTAAAGAATCAATACATCGTTTTCATTTATTTCAATCATACCCTCTTGAAATTTAGAATTAGGAATCATTCCAACAACCACACCGCCAATTTCTAATTTTTGAGTCTTTGAGTTATCAGTAAAAAGAAATGGCGGATTGTGTCCGGCATTGCAATACTTTATAATATTTTCTTTCGTATTTAGTATTCCATAGAAAAGTGTAGCATATTTGCTAGAATCAGTATTTGTGTAAAGAAGATTATTTGTAAAAGAGATACAATTAGTACAAGATACGTTTAGAAATGTCTGTCCTCGTAAAGTAGCTTGTAGATTTGCCATTAATAGTGCTGCTGGCAACCCTTTTCCTGATATATCTGCAACACAAAATGCAACAGAGTCATTGTCAATTTTCATGAAGTCAAAGTAATCTCCACCAACTTCCTTTGCCGGAATACTTCTCCCTGCAAGTTGATAACCTTTAAACTGTGGTATTTCTTTTGGAAGCAAATCAGTTTGAATCTTATTTGCCAGCCTCATTTCTTCTTGGACTTTAATAAGAGTCTGCTCTCTAAGGGCGAGTCGTGCGTTTTCTATTACCTGTGAAGATTGCCCAGCAATGATTGAAAGTAATCTTTGATCTTCATTAGTGAATTCTCTTTCATCGCGTTTATTGAATAGTGAAACCACACCGATCAATTTGCTTTTCAACATAAGGGGCACTGCTAAAATTGATTTAAGATCGGCTCTCTTTTCAATAAATTTTATTCGGTCATCGTTTTTGAAGTCATTTACAAGAAGCGGAGATTTGTGAAGAATCATCCAACCGGAAAGCTGAGTGTCTAGATGGAAAGAATTTGTATCTATTATACCAGTGTTTTGCTTACGAATGAATGTGTGGAAGGGATTTGTTTCATCAGTCGAATCAATGAGCATAACAGCACCTTGTTCAACATGCAGATGCTTAACACATTTTTGGACAATCAATTGAATAATTTGTTCAAGCGACAAAGTTGAAGAAATTGCGGTTGCAATTTCGTTGAGGATCGAGAGTTCGGCAATGGCAGATTTGAGTCTTTTATTTTCTTCTATAATAATCTGCGCAGAACGTTTTTCATCTTCCATGAAAAGCTCCTCAAAGATTGCTTAGTATAATTTATATATAAGTGTAGAAGGA is a window encoding:
- a CDS encoding SpoIIE family protein phosphatase yields the protein MEDEKRSAQIIIEENKRLKSAIAELSILNEIATAISSTLSLEQIIQLIVQKCVKHLHVEQGAVMLIDSTDETNPFHTFIRKQNTGIIDTNSFHLDTQLSGWMILHKSPLLVNDFKNDDRIKFIEKRADLKSILAVPLMLKSKLIGVVSLFNKRDEREFTNEDQRLLSIIAGQSSQVIENARLALREQTLIKVQEEMRLANKIQTDLLPKEIPQFKGYQLAGRSIPAKEVGGDYFDFMKIDNDSVAFCVADISGKGLPAALLMANLQATLRGQTFLNVSCTNCISFTNNLLYTNTDSSKYATLFYGILNTKENIIKYCNAGHNPPFLFTDNSKTQKLEIGGVVVGMIPNSKFQEGMIEINENDVLILYSDGVTEAMNAAAEEFGEEKMLDIVRTNLKSTAEEIVQKILDEVKEHSRRVEQSDDITIMVIKRIE